Proteins encoded within one genomic window of Brachybacterium muris:
- a CDS encoding DUF4032 domain-containing protein has translation MTPLEITASRADPALLDLPWERPLEDWPEDILAALPRGISRHVVRFVRISGRVLALKEIEHALARREYDMLQVLGRLGIPAVVPFAVISGRSTPEGTPLDAVLVTRHLQFSLPYRAVFSQVSQAGTAHRLLDALAVLLVRLHLEGFFWGDVSLSNTLFRRDAGAFAAYIVDVETGSLHEQLTDGQRAYDLDLARTNIIGELMDLQAGEQFDPEADVVEVGDDLVRRYNDLWDALTSQERFSADERWRVAARIERLNSLGFDVGELEMTTDLDGTTLSIRPKVVDAGHHARRLMRLTGIDAQENQARRLLNDLDSYRAATEQQEEEEEFVAHEWLQRVYEPVVRAIPRRMRSKLEPPEFFHEVLEHKWFLSERMGTDVSFEDATRDYIDTVLANRPDEKSLVTTETSALPIFTQPEGT, from the coding sequence ATGACGCCCTTGGAGATCACTGCGTCCCGTGCGGATCCGGCCCTGCTGGACCTGCCCTGGGAACGCCCGTTGGAGGACTGGCCGGAGGACATCCTGGCCGCCCTCCCCCGCGGCATCTCCCGGCACGTGGTGCGCTTCGTGCGCATCTCCGGCCGTGTGCTGGCCCTGAAGGAGATCGAGCACGCGCTGGCCCGCCGCGAGTACGACATGCTGCAAGTGCTGGGCCGCCTCGGGATCCCGGCGGTGGTGCCGTTCGCGGTGATCTCCGGCCGCTCCACGCCCGAGGGGACCCCGTTGGACGCGGTGCTGGTCACCCGCCACCTGCAGTTCTCCCTCCCCTACCGTGCCGTGTTCAGCCAGGTCTCCCAGGCCGGCACCGCGCACCGCCTGCTGGACGCCCTGGCCGTGCTGCTGGTGCGCCTGCACCTGGAGGGCTTCTTCTGGGGAGACGTGTCGCTGTCCAACACCCTGTTCCGCCGTGACGCAGGCGCCTTCGCCGCGTACATCGTGGACGTGGAGACAGGCAGCCTGCACGAGCAGCTCACCGACGGCCAGCGCGCCTACGACCTGGACCTGGCCCGCACCAACATCATCGGCGAGCTGATGGACCTGCAGGCCGGTGAGCAGTTCGACCCCGAGGCCGACGTGGTCGAGGTGGGCGACGACCTGGTGCGCCGCTACAACGACCTGTGGGATGCCCTCACCTCCCAGGAGCGGTTCTCGGCCGATGAGCGCTGGCGGGTGGCCGCGCGCATCGAGAGGCTGAACTCCCTGGGCTTCGACGTGGGCGAGCTGGAGATGACCACCGACCTGGACGGCACCACCCTGTCGATCCGTCCCAAGGTGGTCGACGCCGGCCACCATGCCCGCCGCCTGATGCGGCTGACCGGGATCGACGCGCAGGAGAACCAGGCGCGCCGCCTGCTGAACGATCTGGACTCCTACCGCGCTGCCACCGAGCAGCAGGAGGAGGAAGAGGAGTTCGTGGCCCACGAGTGGCTGCAGCGCGTGTACGAGCCGGTAGTGCGGGCGATCCCTCGCCGGATGCGCTCCAAGCTGGAGCCGCCGGAGTTCTTCCATGAGGTGCTGGAGCACAAGTGGTTCCTGTCCGAGCGGATGGGCACCGACGTCAGCTTCGAGGACGCCACCCGGGACTACATCGACACTGTGCTGGCCAACCGTCCGGACGAGAAGTCCCTGGTGACCACGGAGACCTCCGCGCTGCCCATCTTCACCCAGCCCGAGGGGACCTGA
- a CDS encoding ABC transporter ATP-binding protein, translating to MATVTFDNASRIYPGQERPAVDSLNIEIGDGEFLVFVGPSGCGKSTSLRMLAGLEEIDAGRILIGDRDVTDVPPKDRDIAMVFQNYALYPHMTVADNMGFALKIAGVNKAEIRKRVEDAAAILDLSEYLDRKPKALSGGQRQRVAMGRAIVRSPQVFLMDEPLSNLDAKLRVSTRTQIASLQRRLGVTTVYVTHDQTEAMTMGDRVAVLNAGVLQQIDSPRRMYDHPNNVFVAGFIGSPAMNLIEQPLTDQGVQFGGSVLPVDRTTLSGTDQGSVIVGVRPEDLEITSEGDGLPVEVDVVEELGADAYIYGRLAGSDDTAKPFIARVDGRRPPQKGETIHLRPKQGHLHLFDVANGQRLGD from the coding sequence ATGGCAACAGTTACTTTCGACAATGCCTCGCGCATCTACCCGGGCCAGGAGCGCCCGGCGGTGGACAGCCTCAACATCGAGATCGGTGACGGCGAGTTCCTCGTCTTCGTCGGCCCCTCGGGCTGCGGCAAGTCCACCTCCCTGCGCATGCTCGCCGGCCTCGAGGAGATCGACGCGGGCCGCATCCTGATCGGCGACCGCGACGTGACCGACGTCCCGCCGAAGGACCGCGACATCGCGATGGTGTTCCAGAACTACGCGCTGTACCCGCACATGACTGTGGCCGACAACATGGGCTTCGCCCTGAAGATCGCCGGCGTCAACAAGGCGGAGATCCGCAAGCGCGTCGAGGACGCGGCCGCGATCCTGGACCTCTCCGAGTACCTGGACCGCAAGCCGAAGGCCCTCTCTGGCGGTCAGCGCCAGCGTGTGGCCATGGGCCGCGCCATCGTGCGCTCCCCCCAGGTGTTCCTCATGGACGAGCCGCTGTCGAACCTCGACGCCAAGCTCCGCGTGTCTACCCGTACGCAGATCGCCTCGCTGCAGCGTCGCCTCGGTGTCACCACCGTGTACGTGACGCACGACCAGACCGAGGCCATGACGATGGGTGACCGCGTGGCGGTGCTCAACGCCGGTGTGCTCCAGCAGATCGACTCGCCCCGCCGCATGTACGACCACCCGAACAACGTGTTCGTGGCCGGCTTCATCGGCTCCCCGGCGATGAACCTGATCGAGCAGCCCCTCACCGACCAGGGCGTGCAGTTCGGCGGCTCTGTGCTGCCGGTGGACCGCACCACCCTGTCCGGCACCGATCAGGGCTCCGTCATTGTGGGCGTGCGCCCCGAGGACCTGGAGATCACCTCCGAGGGCGATGGCCTCCCGGTCGAGGTCGATGTGGTCGAGGAGCTCGGCGCGGACGCCTACATCTACGGCCGCCTCGCCGGCAGCGATGACACCGCCAAGCCGTTCATCGCGCGTGTCGACGGCCGCCGTCCCCCGCAGAAGGGCGAGACCATCCACCTGCGCCCGAAGCAGGGCCACCTGCACCTGTTCGACGTGGCCAACGGCCAGCGTCTGGGTGACTGA
- a CDS encoding peptide deformylase produces the protein MDIAQLTRKILDRRTAPEGPLPIVQAGHPALRRRTLAAQGSLDTALLRELVEAMTVTMREAPGVGLAAPQIGLPLRMYVIEDRFAPEDEPQDEPGGEPEDQAGSADASVLHDPLERRPVPLRVFLDPQVELLGQQHVYAWEGCLSVDGWQSIVCRSRRVRLRATELLADDTLQAIDEEFVGWPARIVQHETDHLAGTLCHDRAVPRSFVDAGYTSLYAEMPEAVQRLGLEGEITQLAPGQVLVERSPGETR, from the coding sequence GTGGACATCGCACAGCTGACCCGGAAGATCCTCGACCGTCGCACCGCCCCTGAGGGGCCGTTGCCCATTGTGCAGGCGGGCCACCCGGCCCTGCGCAGGCGCACCCTCGCCGCGCAGGGGAGCCTCGATACCGCGCTGCTGCGCGAACTGGTCGAGGCGATGACGGTCACCATGCGCGAGGCCCCCGGGGTGGGTCTCGCCGCCCCGCAGATCGGGCTGCCGCTGCGGATGTACGTGATCGAGGACCGCTTCGCGCCCGAGGACGAGCCGCAGGATGAACCCGGGGGCGAGCCCGAGGACCAGGCGGGCTCGGCTGACGCGTCGGTCCTGCACGATCCGCTGGAGCGCCGCCCCGTCCCGCTGCGCGTGTTCCTGGACCCGCAGGTGGAGCTGCTGGGCCAGCAGCACGTGTACGCCTGGGAGGGCTGCCTGTCGGTGGATGGCTGGCAGTCGATCGTGTGCCGCTCCCGCCGCGTACGACTGCGGGCGACCGAACTGCTCGCGGACGACACGCTGCAGGCGATCGACGAGGAGTTCGTGGGATGGCCCGCCCGCATCGTCCAGCACGAGACCGACCACCTGGCCGGGACCCTGTGCCACGACCGTGCCGTGCCGCGCTCCTTCGTCGATGCCGGGTACACCTCGCTGTACGCCGAGATGCCCGAGGCCGTCCAGCGCCTGGGCCTGGAGGGGGAGATCACGCAGCTCGCGCCCGGCCAGGTGCTGGTGGAGCGTTCCCCCGGTGAGACGCGATAG
- a CDS encoding inorganic diphosphatase, producing the protein MEFDVTIEIPRGNRNKYEVDHHNGRIRLDRMLFTATRYPDDYGFIEGTLGEDGDPLDCLVLLEEPTFPGCLIRCRALGMFRMRDEAGGDDKIIAVPVGDRRQVRRQELTDVSEFHRLEIQHFFEVYKDLEPGKSVEGAHWEGRSDAEAEIRRSYQRAVGTEHANEFTREV; encoded by the coding sequence GTGGAATTCGACGTGACCATCGAGATCCCTCGGGGGAACCGCAACAAGTACGAGGTGGACCACCACAACGGTCGGATCCGCCTGGACCGGATGCTGTTCACCGCGACCCGGTACCCGGACGACTACGGCTTCATCGAGGGCACCCTCGGCGAGGACGGGGACCCGCTGGACTGCCTGGTGCTGCTGGAGGAGCCCACCTTCCCCGGCTGCCTGATCCGCTGCCGCGCGCTGGGCATGTTCCGGATGCGCGACGAGGCCGGCGGCGACGACAAGATCATCGCGGTGCCGGTGGGTGACCGCCGTCAGGTGCGCCGCCAGGAGCTCACCGACGTCTCCGAGTTCCACCGCCTGGAGATCCAGCACTTCTTCGAGGTCTACAAGGACCTCGAGCCCGGCAAGAGCGTGGAGGGCGCCCACTGGGAGGGACGCTCCGACGCCGAGGCCGAGATCCGACGCTCCTACCAGCGCGCCGTGGGCACCGAGCACGCCAACGAATTCACCCGAGAGGTCTGA
- a CDS encoding D-alanyl-D-alanine carboxypeptidase, translating into MPTERLWRAAAITLCAAVPASFYVIGDLTDAFPGVLTVVSEETGPAAGPRAQAEDYDRVTPEAPGPPVAASVPTEQARDLQARMDAHASLPVVAGNLSYAVVDADSGEQLASRDAHTAHVPASTLKLLTAAAVLRLYDGDVVLTTRAVVQDGTVTLQGGGDMMLSEDDLRELASAAADLAREQGTTTVTVAVDTGFLTGGANPAWGNNGPAGGWVTPTAALAVDRGWLDGNQYGPKSTDPAGDAARLFVTLLTESGLEVTGEPTPGATPDGAPSVAVDSEPIVDIVRHTLLISDNTTAELLAHLVARQRGEQTTPEGAAAAVEAEIRELGAELGLPQADLDALHILDGSGLSPENRVPPALLAAVMGEVGSGNVQGLEQILFDVPVAGLSGTLADRFDADGTRDARGIVRGKTGYLGGAATLAGVAVLPGGRTVGYSIVVHGFEGVNAVQARAAVDAVAAELVQED; encoded by the coding sequence ATGCCCACCGAGCGCCTGTGGCGAGCCGCCGCCATCACCCTGTGCGCGGCCGTGCCCGCCAGCTTCTACGTGATCGGCGACCTGACCGACGCCTTCCCCGGGGTGCTCACCGTGGTCTCCGAGGAGACCGGCCCTGCCGCCGGTCCCCGCGCGCAGGCCGAGGACTACGACCGGGTCACGCCGGAAGCCCCCGGGCCGCCAGTGGCAGCCTCGGTCCCCACCGAGCAGGCACGGGACCTGCAGGCCCGGATGGACGCCCACGCCTCGCTGCCCGTGGTGGCCGGCAACCTCTCCTACGCGGTGGTGGACGCCGACAGCGGTGAGCAGCTGGCCTCCCGGGACGCCCACACCGCACACGTCCCGGCCTCCACCCTCAAGCTGCTCACCGCCGCGGCGGTGCTGCGCCTGTACGACGGCGACGTGGTGCTCACCACCCGTGCTGTGGTCCAGGACGGCACCGTGACCCTGCAGGGCGGCGGCGACATGATGCTCAGCGAGGACGATCTGCGCGAGCTCGCCTCCGCTGCCGCGGACCTCGCCAGGGAGCAGGGCACCACCACGGTCACCGTCGCGGTGGACACCGGCTTCCTCACCGGCGGCGCGAATCCCGCCTGGGGCAACAACGGGCCCGCCGGCGGCTGGGTCACCCCCACCGCGGCCCTTGCCGTGGACCGCGGCTGGCTGGACGGCAACCAGTACGGCCCAAAGTCCACCGACCCCGCCGGGGATGCCGCCCGTCTGTTCGTCACCCTGCTCACCGAGTCCGGGCTCGAGGTCACCGGGGAGCCGACGCCCGGTGCCACACCGGACGGCGCCCCTTCCGTCGCGGTGGACTCCGAGCCGATCGTGGACATCGTGCGCCACACCCTGCTGATCTCCGACAACACCACCGCCGAGCTGCTTGCCCACCTGGTGGCCCGCCAGCGCGGGGAGCAGACCACCCCCGAGGGAGCCGCAGCCGCGGTGGAGGCGGAGATCCGTGAGCTGGGCGCCGAGCTGGGGCTGCCCCAGGCCGACCTCGATGCCCTGCACATCCTCGACGGCTCCGGCCTCTCCCCTGAGAACCGGGTCCCCCCGGCACTGCTCGCAGCGGTGATGGGAGAGGTGGGCTCCGGGAACGTCCAGGGCCTGGAGCAGATCCTCTTCGACGTGCCCGTGGCCGGGCTCTCCGGCACCCTCGCCGACCGCTTCGACGCCGACGGCACCCGCGACGCCCGCGGCATCGTGCGCGGGAAGACGGGGTACCTCGGCGGCGCCGCGACCCTGGCCGGGGTGGCGGTGCTGCCCGGTGGACGCACGGTGGGCTACTCGATCGTCGTGCACGGCTTCGAGGGCGTGAACGCCGTCCAGGCCCGTGCCGCGGTGGACGCGGTGGCCGCCGAACTGGTGCAGGAGGACTGA
- the tilS gene encoding tRNA lysidine(34) synthetase TilS, with the protein MAGPPQVIARARTAVRIALTSRLEELADDTAASRYTPRLLVGVSGGADSLALLATTCWVGTRMGLETEAGIVDHGLQEDSAQVAERARVQAERLGATAHVLRVSVDTGAAGGLENAARDVRRSALEQLAEERGALALLLGHTLDDQAEQVLMALARGAGPRALAGIPRRRDVLLRPFLGTGRDESTALRRADTEEICALLDLDWWQDPMNADPAHLRSSVRHRVMPLLREVLGEQIDENLARSADLVRADVDHLDAEAAALLEGLRRDGAPSREEGDLLLLDVHALAAAPEPLRTRVLRDASRLAEQAQGTPSGKSLLRRQVLAVDSLAVRWHGQAPVALPGRIEVARRDGLLVWRRNET; encoded by the coding sequence ATGGCCGGGCCCCCGCAGGTGATCGCCCGCGCCCGCACGGCGGTGCGCATCGCCCTCACCTCCCGCCTCGAGGAGCTGGCCGACGACACCGCGGCCAGCCGCTACACCCCCCGGCTGCTGGTGGGGGTCAGCGGGGGAGCGGACTCGCTCGCGCTGCTGGCGACCACGTGCTGGGTGGGCACCAGGATGGGTCTGGAGACCGAGGCAGGGATCGTCGACCACGGTCTCCAGGAGGACTCCGCCCAGGTCGCCGAACGGGCCCGGGTCCAGGCCGAGCGGCTCGGTGCCACCGCGCACGTGCTGCGGGTGAGCGTCGACACCGGTGCGGCCGGGGGGTTGGAGAACGCCGCCCGCGATGTGCGGCGAAGCGCCCTCGAACAGCTCGCGGAGGAGCGCGGGGCCCTGGCGCTGCTGCTGGGGCACACCCTGGACGACCAGGCCGAGCAGGTGCTGATGGCCCTGGCCCGCGGCGCCGGCCCCCGGGCACTGGCCGGCATCCCGCGTCGCCGCGATGTGCTGCTGCGCCCCTTCCTGGGCACCGGTAGGGACGAGTCCACCGCCCTGCGGCGGGCTGACACCGAGGAGATCTGCGCTCTGCTGGACCTGGACTGGTGGCAGGACCCGATGAACGCCGATCCCGCCCACCTGCGCTCCAGCGTGCGGCACCGGGTGATGCCACTGCTGCGGGAGGTGCTCGGCGAGCAGATCGACGAGAACCTCGCCCGCAGCGCCGACCTGGTACGGGCGGACGTGGACCATCTCGATGCCGAGGCCGCGGCCCTGCTGGAAGGACTGCGCCGGGACGGCGCCCCGAGCCGCGAGGAGGGGGACCTGCTGCTGCTGGACGTCCACGCTCTGGCCGCGGCCCCCGAGCCGCTTCGCACCCGCGTGCTGCGCGATGCCTCACGTCTGGCCGAGCAGGCCCAGGGCACGCCCTCGGGCAAGTCCCTGCTGCGCAGGCAGGTGCTCGCGGTCGACTCCCTGGCCGTGAGATGGCACGGTCAGGCTCCCGTGGCGCTACCGGGTAGGATCGAGGTCGCTCGCCGCGACGGCCTGCTGGTGTGGCGCCGAAACGAAACCTGA
- the hpt gene encoding hypoxanthine phosphoribosyltransferase, which yields MHPHPDVDHVLLTEQQIHDRLDELGAQIAADYADQPPILVGVLKGAVMVMADLARRIDLKVEMDWMAVSSYGSGTKSSGVVRILKDLGTDISGRDVLIVEDIIDSGLTLKWLLSNLRSRGPRSVEVCTLLRKPEAARVEIDVRYVGFEIPPEFVIGYGLDYAEAYRNLPYVGVLKRSVYEG from the coding sequence ATGCACCCCCACCCCGACGTCGATCACGTGCTGCTGACAGAGCAGCAGATCCACGACCGGCTCGACGAGCTCGGCGCCCAGATCGCCGCGGACTATGCCGATCAGCCCCCCATCCTGGTGGGCGTGCTCAAGGGTGCGGTGATGGTGATGGCAGACCTCGCCCGACGCATCGACCTCAAGGTCGAGATGGACTGGATGGCCGTGTCCTCCTACGGCTCGGGCACCAAGTCCTCCGGTGTGGTGCGGATCCTCAAGGACCTCGGCACCGACATCTCCGGCCGTGACGTGCTGATCGTCGAGGACATCATCGATTCGGGCCTGACCCTGAAGTGGCTGCTGTCCAACCTCCGCTCGCGCGGGCCGCGCAGCGTGGAGGTGTGCACCCTGCTGCGCAAGCCCGAGGCCGCCCGGGTCGAGATCGACGTGCGCTACGTGGGCTTCGAGATCCCCCCGGAGTTCGTGATCGGCTACGGCCTGGACTACGCCGAGGCCTACCGCAACCTGCCGTACGTGGGTGTGCTCAAGCGCTCGGTCTACGAGGGCTGA
- the ftsH gene encoding ATP-dependent zinc metalloprotease FtsH, whose translation MAEDTGKNTGRTKVGKKKRPGAGIALWIILALLLGMTLFSLLGRDGFQQIDTEQGLELLKGGTVEQAKIIGGNQQRVDLVLSEPFKDGEDDKGTQVRFSYVDARGEAIVQAVEEAQPAKGYTDEIATSSWWTTLLISFLPLLIFFGLFWFLIMNAQGGGRAMQFGKSKAKLFNKEAPKVTFADVAGAEEAVEELDEIKQFLIDPGKYQAVGAKIPKGVLLYGPPGTGKTLLARAVAGEANVPFYSISGSDFVEMFVGVGASRVRDLFNTAKENSPAIIFIDEIDAVGRHRGAGMGGGHDEREQTLNQMLVEMDGFDENQNVILIAATNRVDILDPALLRPGRFDRQIAVEVPDLKGRLHILAVHAKGKPLAHDVDLEAVARRTIGMSGADLANVLNEAALLTARSGNQIIDNRALDEAIDRVSMGPQRYSKVMSDRERQMTAYHEGGHALVAAALNNSAPVTKVTILPRGRAGGYTMVVPTQDRNYQSRNELLDRLAYAMGGYAVEESIFHDVTTGPSSDLQNATKIARTMVMQLGMSDAVGPVALAGDQDEVFVGMQQGQGPRFSAETAGIIDQEVRKLLDNALDEAHAVIVENRPVLDRLVEELLEKETLGERELAEVFADVTKRPLRQVWQSSEDRPTLEPPKAGSTTTATGAEASDAGEPLTPGPPELPHPGGDGPDIPGVPREGQGPADGPTGL comes from the coding sequence ATGGCCGAGGACACCGGGAAGAACACCGGCCGCACCAAGGTCGGCAAGAAGAAGCGACCCGGCGCGGGCATCGCGCTGTGGATCATCCTGGCGCTGCTGCTGGGCATGACCCTGTTCTCCCTGCTGGGCCGTGACGGCTTCCAGCAGATCGACACCGAACAGGGCCTCGAGCTGCTGAAGGGCGGCACCGTCGAGCAGGCCAAGATCATCGGCGGCAACCAGCAGCGCGTGGACCTGGTGCTCTCCGAGCCCTTCAAGGACGGCGAGGACGACAAGGGCACGCAGGTGCGCTTCAGCTACGTCGACGCCCGCGGTGAGGCGATCGTGCAGGCCGTGGAGGAGGCACAGCCCGCCAAGGGCTACACCGACGAGATCGCCACCAGCTCCTGGTGGACCACACTGCTGATCTCCTTCCTGCCGCTGCTGATCTTCTTCGGCCTGTTCTGGTTCCTGATCATGAACGCCCAGGGCGGCGGCCGGGCCATGCAGTTCGGCAAGTCCAAGGCGAAGCTGTTCAACAAGGAGGCCCCCAAGGTCACCTTCGCGGACGTCGCCGGCGCCGAGGAGGCCGTCGAGGAGCTCGACGAGATCAAGCAGTTCCTGATCGATCCGGGCAAGTACCAGGCCGTGGGCGCCAAGATCCCCAAGGGCGTGCTGCTGTACGGCCCGCCCGGCACCGGCAAGACCCTGCTGGCCCGCGCCGTGGCCGGCGAGGCCAACGTGCCCTTCTACTCGATCTCCGGCTCGGACTTCGTGGAGATGTTCGTGGGTGTGGGCGCCAGCCGCGTGCGCGACCTGTTCAACACCGCCAAGGAGAACTCCCCGGCGATCATCTTCATCGACGAGATCGACGCCGTGGGCCGTCACCGCGGCGCCGGCATGGGCGGTGGCCACGACGAGCGTGAGCAGACCCTGAACCAGATGCTGGTGGAGATGGACGGGTTCGACGAGAACCAGAACGTCATCCTGATCGCGGCCACCAACCGCGTGGACATCCTGGACCCGGCCCTGCTGCGCCCGGGCCGCTTCGACCGCCAGATCGCGGTGGAGGTCCCGGACCTCAAGGGCCGCCTGCACATCCTGGCCGTGCATGCCAAGGGCAAGCCGCTGGCCCACGACGTGGACCTCGAGGCCGTGGCCCGCCGCACCATCGGCATGTCCGGTGCGGACCTCGCCAATGTGCTGAACGAGGCGGCGCTGCTGACGGCCCGCTCCGGCAACCAGATCATCGACAACCGCGCCCTGGACGAGGCCATCGACCGCGTTTCCATGGGCCCGCAGCGCTATTCCAAGGTGATGAGCGACCGCGAGCGGCAGATGACCGCCTACCACGAGGGCGGCCATGCCCTGGTGGCGGCGGCGCTGAACAACTCCGCGCCGGTCACCAAAGTGACGATCCTGCCGCGCGGCCGCGCCGGCGGCTACACCATGGTGGTCCCCACCCAGGACCGCAACTACCAGTCTCGCAACGAGCTGCTGGACCGCCTGGCCTACGCCATGGGCGGCTACGCCGTGGAGGAGAGCATCTTCCACGACGTCACCACCGGGCCCTCCAGCGACCTGCAGAACGCCACCAAGATCGCTCGCACCATGGTGATGCAGCTGGGCATGAGCGACGCCGTGGGCCCGGTGGCCCTCGCCGGCGATCAGGACGAGGTCTTCGTCGGCATGCAGCAGGGCCAGGGGCCCCGCTTCAGCGCCGAGACCGCCGGGATCATCGACCAGGAGGTGCGCAAACTCCTGGACAACGCCCTGGACGAGGCCCACGCCGTGATCGTGGAGAACCGCCCCGTGCTGGACCGCCTGGTGGAGGAGCTGCTGGAGAAGGAGACCCTGGGCGAGCGCGAGCTCGCCGAGGTGTTCGCCGACGTCACCAAGCGCCCCCTGCGCCAGGTGTGGCAGTCCAGCGAGGACCGCCCCACCCTGGAGCCACCGAAGGCCGGCTCCACCACCACCGCCACCGGGGCCGAGGCATCCGACGCGGGTGAGCCGCTGACCCCAGGCCCGCCCGAGCTGCCGCACCCCGGCGGCGACGGACCGGACATCCCCGGCGTGCCGCGTGAGGGGCAGGGGCCTGCCGACGGGCCGACGGGCCTCTGA
- the folE gene encoding GTP cyclohydrolase I FolE, whose product MAIDQGRIAVAVREILAALGEDPDRDGLRDTPARVARMYAEVFEGLEQDPTQPLSTTFDIDHQELVLVRDIRFHSMCEHHLLPFFGVAHVGYIPGAGSVTGLSKLARLVHVYARRPQVQERITSQIADALMDQLGAAGAIVVIEAEHMCMSMRGVRAEGARTVTSAVRGILRDSATRAEAMTLISRG is encoded by the coding sequence ATGGCGATCGACCAGGGGCGCATCGCCGTGGCCGTGAGGGAGATCCTCGCGGCACTGGGGGAGGACCCCGACCGTGACGGCCTGCGGGACACCCCGGCGCGGGTGGCCCGGATGTACGCCGAGGTGTTCGAGGGACTGGAGCAGGACCCCACCCAGCCGCTGTCCACCACCTTCGACATCGACCACCAGGAACTGGTGCTGGTGCGCGACATCCGCTTCCACTCCATGTGCGAGCACCACTTGCTGCCGTTCTTCGGGGTGGCCCACGTGGGTTACATCCCCGGGGCCGGCTCCGTGACCGGGCTCAGCAAGCTGGCCCGCCTGGTGCACGTGTACGCGCGCCGCCCCCAGGTGCAGGAGCGCATCACCTCGCAGATCGCCGATGCCCTGATGGACCAGCTGGGCGCAGCCGGCGCGATCGTGGTGATCGAGGCCGAGCACATGTGCATGTCGATGCGGGGCGTGCGCGCCGAGGGCGCCCGCACCGTCACCAGCGCGGTGCGCGGCATCCTGCGCGACAGTGCTACCCGCGCCGAGGCCATGACCCTCATCAGCCGGGGCTGA
- the folP gene encoding dihydropteroate synthase yields METLRRPAGLPPHLDVDETVVMGVLNVTPDSFSDGGAHDGTEDAIAHGRLLASQGAAVIDVGGESTRPGADRVDEDEELRRVVPVVRALAADGHVVSVDTMRASVAAASIEAGALIINDVSAGQADPDMGAQVARSRTALGTPAVFVAMHWRGHSDVMTNLVDYADVARDSAAELASRLHALREAGVEDRFLVVDPGLGFSKTGEQNWEVLADWDAIAGHGLPILIGASRKRFLGALEVDRDAATAAVSAYSAEHGAWAVRVHEVPGSLAAVRVGDRLRRARAARSPR; encoded by the coding sequence ATGGAGACGCTGCGCCGCCCCGCCGGTCTCCCGCCGCACCTGGATGTGGACGAGACCGTGGTGATGGGGGTCCTGAACGTGACCCCGGACTCCTTCTCCGACGGCGGTGCCCACGACGGCACCGAGGACGCGATCGCCCACGGTCGCCTGCTGGCCTCGCAGGGAGCAGCTGTCATCGACGTGGGCGGGGAGTCCACCCGTCCCGGCGCGGACCGCGTGGACGAGGACGAGGAACTGCGGCGCGTGGTCCCGGTGGTGCGCGCTCTCGCCGCCGACGGACACGTGGTCAGCGTGGACACCATGCGCGCCTCCGTCGCCGCCGCGAGCATCGAGGCGGGCGCACTGATCATCAACGACGTCTCCGCCGGTCAGGCGGATCCGGACATGGGAGCTCAGGTCGCTCGGTCGCGCACCGCGCTGGGCACCCCAGCAGTGTTCGTGGCGATGCATTGGCGCGGCCACAGCGACGTGATGACGAACCTCGTCGACTACGCGGATGTGGCGCGGGACAGCGCCGCCGAGCTTGCATCCCGCCTACACGCACTGCGCGAGGCGGGAGTGGAGGACCGCTTCCTGGTGGTCGATCCCGGGCTGGGCTTCTCCAAGACAGGGGAGCAGAACTGGGAGGTCCTCGCCGACTGGGATGCGATCGCCGGCCACGGCCTGCCGATCCTGATCGGTGCCTCCCGCAAGCGGTTCCTCGGTGCGCTCGAGGTGGACCGGGATGCGGCTACCGCCGCCGTGAGCGCCTACAGCGCCGAGCACGGCGCCTGGGCGGTCCGGGTGCATGAGGTCCCCGGTTCCCTCGCAGCGGTGCGGGTGGGGGACCGCCTGCGACGGGCCCGCGCAGCCAGGAGCCCCCGATGA